A genomic region of Desulfobulbaceae bacterium contains the following coding sequences:
- a CDS encoding LysR family transcriptional regulator, with protein sequence MELYQLRTFVAVANESLSSSESERLNACHPSVISHINALEKELGVALFSRKDTGLEVSADGIVLMAEAQNVLAEADCFMRKARSLHAEVSGAIKLGIIAEAQLFATQDLVEHIKLSHPHLEMIFERGTSEQILGEICSGGLAGGYVVGQNLSPEELVFLKIVQQKLVVVGPRQWQDEVDLADWPQLAALPWIWSSHDSPRRSLLEEAFSDRELIATAAAYVEDEDAMKAHVIAGAGMSLLPESEALTAVEAGDLCIWHKEAFYVDLFFAYVKGGEGDPLLEAVLDAIKEVRDF encoded by the coding sequence ATGGAACTCTATCAACTACGTACATTTGTAGCAGTAGCCAACGAATCTCTTTCCTCCTCCGAGTCTGAACGCCTTAATGCCTGTCATCCGAGTGTGATCTCCCATATCAATGCCCTTGAGAAAGAGCTTGGTGTTGCGCTTTTTTCCCGAAAAGATACTGGTTTGGAAGTTTCCGCAGATGGTATCGTTTTGATGGCCGAAGCGCAAAATGTGCTTGCTGAAGCTGATTGCTTCATGCGCAAAGCAAGATCGTTGCATGCCGAGGTATCTGGGGCAATTAAACTGGGTATAATTGCTGAGGCCCAGTTGTTTGCAACCCAAGATTTAGTTGAACATATCAAACTCAGTCACCCGCATCTAGAGATGATTTTTGAGCGTGGTACGTCGGAACAGATTTTAGGTGAAATCTGTTCCGGAGGTCTAGCTGGTGGCTATGTTGTGGGTCAAAATCTCAGTCCTGAAGAGCTTGTTTTTTTGAAGATTGTACAACAGAAACTTGTTGTAGTTGGTCCCAGGCAATGGCAGGATGAAGTTGACTTGGCTGACTGGCCCCAACTGGCAGCCTTGCCCTGGATCTGGAGTTCCCATGACAGCCCCAGGCGGAGTTTGCTTGAAGAGGCGTTTTCAGACAGAGAGCTTATTGCAACGGCCGCCGCCTATGTGGAGGATGAGGATGCGATGAAGGCTCATGTAATTGCTGGCGCGGGTATGAGCCTTTTGCCTGAAAGTGAAGCCCTGACCGCGGTTGAAGCCGGCGATCTTTGTATTTGGCACAAAGAAGCGTTTTATGTTGATCTGTTTTTTGCCTATGTAAAGGGTGGAGAGGGAGACCCACTTTTAGAGGCAGTTCTGGACGCCATCAAAGAGGTTAGGGACTTCTGA
- a CDS encoding ABC transporter ATP-binding protein codes for MASLLEVKSVNKSFGGLQAVSDVSFAVNEGTIKAVIGPNGAGKTTLFNLISGSLLADTGKVIFKDKQIQGLPPYKIATRGISRTFQNIKMFAGMTALENVMVGRHTRSRAGFWAGMLSLPGTWSEERHIREKSFELLELLEIADFADTEATSLAFGQQRAVELARALASEPSLLLLDEPAAGLNIYETAELARLITKIRDYGITILLVEHDMSLVMDISDEIVVLSFGQKLVEDVPQKIQTNKEVIQIYLGDDDA; via the coding sequence GTGGCATCCCTTCTTGAGGTCAAATCAGTTAACAAGTCATTTGGCGGTTTGCAGGCAGTTAGTGATGTTTCCTTTGCCGTGAATGAAGGAACCATTAAAGCCGTTATCGGGCCGAATGGCGCAGGGAAAACAACGTTATTTAATCTTATCAGCGGCTCATTGCTGGCTGACACTGGTAAGGTGATTTTTAAAGATAAGCAAATACAGGGACTGCCGCCTTACAAAATAGCAACTCGGGGCATCTCCCGCACATTTCAAAATATCAAAATGTTCGCCGGCATGACGGCCTTGGAAAATGTCATGGTCGGCAGACATACCCGGAGTAGGGCAGGATTTTGGGCTGGAATGTTAAGTTTGCCGGGGACATGGAGTGAAGAGCGGCATATACGGGAAAAATCATTTGAACTCCTTGAACTGTTGGAAATTGCAGATTTTGCCGACACTGAGGCCACCAGCCTGGCCTTTGGTCAACAACGTGCTGTTGAGCTTGCCAGGGCCCTTGCCTCTGAACCATCTCTTCTACTGCTCGATGAACCGGCCGCAGGCTTGAATATTTACGAAACAGCTGAACTTGCCCGCTTGATTACCAAGATCCGTGATTATGGAATAACAATTCTGCTTGTTGAACATGATATGTCTCTTGTCATGGATATTTCAGATGAAATTGTTGTCTTAAGCTTTGGTCAGAAATTAGTAGAGGACGTTCCTCAAAAAATTCAGACCAATAAGGAAGTTATCCAGATCTATCTCGGGGATGACGATGCTTAA
- a CDS encoding ABC transporter ATP-binding protein, with translation MLKIRNLESGYGKLKVLRRISMHVAKGEIVSLIGANGAGKTTLLRTITGLIRATGGEIFLQEKPIVKVRPEKIVAAGCSLVPEGRQVFAAMTVKENLILGGYVQYKKDRRQAMAELDRIYELFPVLKDRESQLAGTLSGGEQQMLAIGRALMAKPELIMMDEPSTGLAPLIVKNIFGIIKKIKESGNTVLLIEQNAKAALAVADRGYVLETGKIIVQGPAQDLLLNKDVQRAYLGRDVD, from the coding sequence ATGCTTAAAATTAGAAATCTTGAGTCGGGATACGGCAAGCTTAAAGTCCTTCGGCGCATTTCAATGCATGTGGCTAAAGGGGAAATTGTTTCCCTTATAGGTGCCAATGGGGCAGGTAAAACAACCTTGCTCCGCACCATAACCGGCTTGATTCGGGCAACTGGCGGGGAAATATTTCTTCAGGAAAAGCCAATCGTCAAGGTCAGACCAGAAAAAATTGTGGCGGCAGGTTGCTCTCTGGTGCCTGAGGGACGGCAGGTTTTTGCTGCAATGACGGTTAAGGAAAATCTAATCTTAGGTGGTTATGTCCAGTACAAGAAAGACAGGCGGCAAGCCATGGCTGAACTAGACAGGATTTATGAGCTTTTTCCTGTTTTGAAAGACCGAGAATCACAGCTTGCTGGCACCTTGTCAGGAGGTGAGCAGCAGATGCTTGCCATTGGACGAGCCTTAATGGCAAAACCTGAGTTGATAATGATGGATGAGCCTTCTACCGGCCTTGCTCCGCTTATCGTAAAAAATATTTTTGGGATTATTAAAAAGATAAAAGAGTCAGGAAATACTGTCCTGCTCATTGAACAGAATGCTAAGGCAGCTCTGGCCGTTGCAGATCGGGGCTATGTGCTGGAAACTGGCAAAATTATTGTTCAAGGGCCTGCGCAGGATTTGTTGTTAAATAAAGATGTTCAGCGTGCCTATCTTGGCAGGGATGTTGACTAG
- a CDS encoding phenylacetate--CoA ligase: MYWEQESECMPREDLEQLQLERLQATLFRVATHVPFYRQKFKELNVDPDGFASLEDLRKLPFTTKQDLRDNYPYGLFAVPLRDVVRVHSSSGTTGQATVVGYTQNDIKTWANLCGRVLTGAGVSQDDVVQIAFGYGLFTGGFGLHYGAERIGASVIPISSGNTKRQLQIMQDFKTTALVCTPSYALLLADAMVEQGIEVNALPLRYGLFGGEPWSEAMRREIQDKLHVIATDNYGLSEIMGPGVAGECQECNGLHINEDHFLAEIVDPETFEPMPPGEVGELVITTLTKEAFPVIRYRTRDLTKLMLEPCPFGRTLLRMHRVFGRTDDMLIIKGVNVFPSQIESVLFEVEGTEPHYQIVVEREGRLDKTTVMVEVVESIFFDQMKKQGELIATIKKRLATELGIGVEVKLVEEKSLERFEGKASRVIDKRRLT; the protein is encoded by the coding sequence ATGTACTGGGAACAAGAAAGCGAGTGCATGCCTAGAGAGGATCTTGAGCAACTGCAACTGGAGCGGTTACAGGCGACCCTTTTTCGTGTTGCGACCCACGTGCCTTTTTACCGGCAGAAATTTAAAGAGTTGAATGTCGATCCGGACGGATTTGCCTCTCTTGAAGATCTTCGCAAACTCCCCTTTACCACGAAACAGGATCTGCGCGATAATTATCCCTATGGCCTTTTCGCTGTACCACTCAGAGATGTTGTCAGAGTGCACTCTTCTTCTGGTACAACAGGGCAGGCAACGGTTGTTGGCTATACTCAAAATGATATTAAGACCTGGGCAAATCTTTGCGGTCGTGTATTGACTGGTGCTGGTGTCAGTCAGGATGATGTTGTCCAGATTGCCTTCGGCTATGGACTTTTTACTGGTGGCTTCGGGTTGCATTATGGTGCAGAACGAATAGGTGCCTCTGTTATTCCTATTTCAAGTGGAAACACCAAACGCCAGTTGCAGATCATGCAGGATTTTAAAACCACAGCGCTGGTTTGCACTCCAAGTTATGCCTTGTTGCTGGCGGATGCTATGGTGGAGCAGGGTATTGAGGTAAACGCTCTACCCCTGAGATATGGCCTGTTTGGAGGAGAGCCCTGGTCTGAGGCCATGCGTCGAGAGATTCAGGATAAACTGCATGTGATCGCCACAGATAACTATGGCCTGTCCGAAATTATGGGTCCTGGGGTTGCTGGCGAATGTCAGGAGTGTAACGGTTTGCACATTAATGAAGATCATTTTCTGGCTGAAATTGTTGACCCTGAAACCTTTGAGCCAATGCCTCCTGGAGAGGTGGGTGAGCTGGTAATAACAACATTGACCAAAGAGGCATTTCCTGTCATTCGGTATCGAACCCGCGATTTAACCAAATTGATGCTGGAGCCTTGTCCATTTGGCAGAACATTGCTGCGAATGCATCGTGTGTTCGGTCGTACCGATGATATGCTGATTATTAAAGGCGTCAATGTCTTTCCATCTCAAATTGAATCAGTGTTGTTTGAAGTAGAGGGAACGGAGCCTCATTATCAGATTGTAGTGGAACGTGAAGGGCGTCTCGATAAGACAACGGTTATGGTAGAGGTTGTTGAGTCGATTTTCTTTGACCAGATGAAAAAGCAGGGCGAGCTTATTGCTACGATAAAAAAACGTTTAGCCACTGAACTTGGTATTGGGGTTGAGGTTAAACTTGTAGAAGAGAAAAGTCTGGAGCGTTTTGAAGGAAAAGCGAGTCGAGTGATTGATAAACGACGGCTTACTTAG
- a CDS encoding sensor domain-containing diguanylate cyclase, translated as MDSKKKYQAIVVESGNALSQIFYGFFELLGFGATSFQSTQEAVDHFDQYAPRLIVIGSSVPADKSSQFIKNIRAKNDGMYVTIVKIAPQASLDGLQLIVDAGLDSFWVEDSGQDHFELWLSTLAKGLLETLQREEIDKKISHYKDEQEDFNDQLEAAITRANDMTREAEQSYIEINQIFKTIAGGIIVVDVNCKLLRCNDNFLAMVDKTRDQAIGSKCYETFRNSLCRSTQCPLKVIKKGENRVENDIDHRLPDGTTVHYHIISTPFRGPVGELIGVVEHITDVTARVVAEQALKESERRYKELSIIDALTQLFNKRYFSEHLTKEIQRSQRHGHPLSLMLMDIDNFKHHNDTYGHADGDSVLEKLGAVIRASVRGTDVACRYGGEEFTVILPETSGENAVVVAERIRESFAAIEFKPTPDVVVHKTISIGVAEFQADDDERSFLERTDQNMYKAKNSGKNRYVYE; from the coding sequence ATGGATAGTAAAAAAAAATACCAGGCCATAGTAGTTGAAAGTGGTAATGCACTGAGCCAAATTTTTTACGGCTTTTTTGAACTGTTGGGTTTTGGTGCAACCTCATTTCAGTCTACCCAAGAGGCTGTTGATCACTTTGACCAATACGCACCCCGTCTGATTGTTATCGGATCGTCTGTTCCTGCAGATAAATCGTCTCAATTCATAAAAAACATTAGAGCAAAAAACGATGGTATGTATGTGACCATTGTCAAGATTGCGCCCCAAGCGTCTCTTGACGGTCTACAATTAATTGTAGACGCTGGTCTTGACTCGTTTTGGGTTGAAGATAGCGGGCAGGATCATTTTGAGCTTTGGCTTTCTACGCTGGCAAAAGGTTTACTTGAGACTCTTCAGCGAGAAGAAATTGATAAGAAAATTTCGCACTACAAAGATGAACAGGAAGATTTTAATGACCAGTTGGAGGCTGCTATTACCAGAGCCAATGATATGACCCGCGAGGCGGAGCAGTCCTATATTGAAATTAATCAGATTTTTAAAACAATTGCAGGCGGAATTATTGTTGTTGATGTCAACTGCAAACTGCTGCGCTGCAATGATAATTTCCTGGCGATGGTTGATAAGACGAGGGATCAGGCAATTGGCTCAAAATGTTATGAAACTTTTCGTAATAGTTTATGCCGTTCGACTCAATGCCCATTGAAGGTCATAAAGAAAGGTGAAAATCGTGTCGAAAATGATATTGATCATAGATTGCCTGACGGCACCACAGTTCATTATCATATTATTTCTACGCCGTTTCGTGGCCCTGTAGGTGAGCTAATTGGTGTTGTGGAGCATATCACCGATGTTACTGCCCGTGTGGTGGCAGAGCAGGCACTTAAGGAGAGTGAGAGGCGTTATAAAGAGCTTAGTATAATCGATGCCTTAACTCAGCTTTTCAATAAACGTTATTTTAGCGAACATTTAACGAAGGAGATCCAGAGGTCGCAACGGCATGGGCACCCACTTTCTCTTATGCTCATGGATATTGATAACTTTAAGCACCATAATGATACCTATGGTCATGCCGATGGAGACAGTGTTCTTGAAAAACTAGGTGCAGTTATCCGAGCTTCTGTACGAGGCACTGATGTGGCCTGTCGATATGGTGGTGAGGAGTTCACTGTTATTCTTCCTGAAACGTCGGGTGAAAATGCCGTTGTTGTTGCTGAACGGATCAGGGAGAGTTTTGCAGCAATAGAGTTTAAGCCGACACCTGACGTAGTTGTCCATAAAACTATCAGCATTGGTGTCGCCGAATTTCAGGCGGATGACGATGAAAGATCATTTCTTGAACGTACCGACCAGAATATGTATAAGGCAAAAAACTCCGGCAAAAACAGATATGTTTATGAATAA
- a CDS encoding AEC family transporter encodes MENFVIIISYLLIGMALRHVPKFPKETSAVFNLYVIYVCLPALTFLKIPELELSSQLLVPVLMPWGMLLFSACIIWAFSIYLKWDKGTTGALMLLIPMGNTSFLGIPMVRAFFGDAGVSFAVLYDQLGSFLALSTYGTIVLAYYSGTGKVSAREIAVRICTFPPFIALMLALVFRSVAIPRPVSLLLESLAATLVPVVMIAVGFQLRLKLSPEVWKPLGVGLGVKLVVAPVAALGVCYVLGLNSLAAKVSVLEAGMPPMISAGAVAIMAGLSPSLTAALVGFGIVFSFVSLPILQSLLAVLG; translated from the coding sequence ATGGAAAATTTCGTAATCATAATCTCCTATCTACTGATTGGTATGGCCTTGCGCCATGTCCCGAAATTCCCAAAAGAAACATCCGCCGTTTTTAATCTGTATGTAATTTATGTCTGTCTGCCAGCGTTAACGTTCTTAAAAATTCCAGAACTCGAGCTTTCCAGCCAACTGTTAGTTCCCGTGCTCATGCCTTGGGGGATGCTGCTTTTTTCAGCATGTATCATCTGGGCTTTTTCTATTTATCTTAAGTGGGACAAAGGCACAACCGGCGCGCTGATGTTGCTCATACCTATGGGAAACACCTCATTCCTGGGTATTCCCATGGTTCGAGCCTTCTTTGGTGATGCCGGGGTCTCCTTTGCAGTGCTCTACGATCAATTAGGTTCTTTTCTGGCACTGTCAACCTATGGCACTATTGTTCTGGCCTATTATAGTGGAACTGGAAAGGTTTCTGCCCGCGAGATAGCTGTCAGAATCTGTACATTTCCGCCTTTTATTGCACTGATGCTGGCGCTGGTTTTTAGGTCAGTCGCAATTCCACGACCCGTTTCATTGCTGCTGGAATCTCTGGCCGCGACGCTTGTACCTGTTGTGATGATAGCTGTGGGCTTTCAGTTACGACTAAAATTAAGTCCTGAGGTGTGGAAACCACTTGGTGTTGGCCTTGGTGTTAAACTTGTGGTTGCTCCGGTGGCAGCTCTGGGAGTTTGCTACGTACTGGGACTAAACAGTCTGGCCGCCAAGGTTTCTGTTCTGGAGGCTGGAATGCCACCAATGATTTCAGCCGGTGCTGTTGCCATAATGGCAGGACTCTCACCATCATTAACTGCTGCGTTAGTCGGCTTTGGGATCGTGTTTTCGTTTGTATCGCTTCCTATTCTGCAAAGTTTACTTGCTGTGCTCGGCTAA
- a CDS encoding pyrimidine/purine nucleoside phosphorylase, which translates to MSEFVNVTVVKAVNSYFDGKVTSRTVIFADGSKKTLGVMLPGEYEFNTDSKEIMEIMSGELTVLISDENDWQEIRGGQSFEVPAKSKFKLKIRTLTDYCCSFVA; encoded by the coding sequence ATGTCCGAATTTGTAAATGTAACAGTCGTAAAAGCTGTTAACTCCTACTTCGATGGTAAAGTGACCAGCCGCACGGTCATCTTTGCTGATGGCAGCAAGAAAACCCTGGGGGTGATGCTTCCTGGAGAGTACGAGTTTAACACCGACTCTAAAGAGATTATGGAGATCATGAGCGGCGAGTTGACAGTACTGATTTCTGATGAGAACGATTGGCAGGAAATCCGGGGCGGTCAGTCTTTTGAAGTGCCGGCGAAGTCAAAATTTAAGCTCAAAATTAGAACTCTTACCGACTACTGCTGCTCTTTTGTTGCTTAG